From one Luteipulveratus mongoliensis genomic stretch:
- a CDS encoding YciI family protein, which yields MPQYLALTYTADVDWSEPERASEMADYRWFAAIHADQIKARAVLEPTNAATVVRVEGGRGGEVVTTEGAYAQTERALTGYYLIDADDLDAAVQIAADLPAAWTGAVEIRPVLSTY from the coding sequence ATGCCGCAGTACCTCGCACTGACCTACACCGCCGACGTGGACTGGTCGGAACCGGAGCGGGCGAGCGAGATGGCGGACTACCGGTGGTTCGCGGCCATTCACGCTGACCAGATCAAGGCGCGCGCCGTGCTGGAACCGACCAACGCCGCGACCGTGGTGCGGGTGGAGGGCGGCCGTGGCGGCGAGGTGGTCACGACGGAGGGTGCGTACGCGCAGACCGAGCGCGCTCTGACCGGCTACTACCTCATTGACGCGGATGACCTGGACGCTGCTGTGCAGATCGCAGCGGATCTGCCCGCCGCCTGGACGGGTGCCGTCGAGATTCGCCCCGTTCTGTCGACCTACTGA
- a CDS encoding class I SAM-dependent methyltransferase: protein MGDELTVERARSFEQGATAYERFRPEFPEAMFDDVVRLAGDRLQDRVLEVGAGTGRATLPLARRGARIHVVEPSADMLRVLAERLQTEGLADLVTTQQATFEDVDASDGTYGVMVAAQSFHWADAATRWERLASVLGSDGLGFLCWNGWHVDPDRHNTNEIQAIYAEHGAGLTSDVDDHRSGPGWAELEVEAKPWMEIVEPKTYEWDWSMPTDDYFALLTTTSQYAIAPSEDRARLFDALRPVLGETVSLSGRTLLLAVRPVGHGPRLVS from the coding sequence ATGGGCGATGAGCTGACGGTGGAGCGGGCGAGGTCTTTCGAGCAGGGCGCGACGGCGTACGAACGGTTCCGCCCGGAGTTCCCCGAGGCGATGTTCGACGATGTGGTCCGCCTGGCGGGCGATCGCCTCCAGGACCGGGTGCTCGAGGTCGGCGCCGGCACCGGCCGGGCGACGTTGCCGCTCGCGCGGCGTGGCGCGCGCATCCACGTGGTCGAGCCGTCAGCGGACATGCTGCGCGTGCTCGCCGAGCGACTCCAGACGGAGGGTCTGGCCGACCTCGTCACGACGCAGCAGGCCACGTTCGAGGACGTCGACGCCAGCGATGGGACCTACGGCGTGATGGTCGCCGCGCAGTCGTTCCACTGGGCTGACGCCGCCACGCGATGGGAGCGTCTGGCCTCGGTCCTCGGGTCAGACGGGCTCGGGTTCCTGTGCTGGAACGGTTGGCACGTTGACCCAGATCGCCACAACACCAACGAGATTCAAGCGATCTATGCCGAGCACGGCGCAGGACTCACCTCCGATGTGGACGACCACCGTTCGGGTCCGGGTTGGGCCGAGCTCGAGGTCGAGGCCAAGCCGTGGATGGAGATCGTCGAGCCCAAGACGTACGAGTGGGACTGGAGCATGCCGACCGACGACTACTTCGCTTTGCTGACCACGACGTCGCAGTACGCCATCGCACCGTCGGAGGATCGCGCGCGACTCTTCGATGCCCTGCGTCCCGTCCTCGGCGAGACCGTCTCCCTCAGTGGCCGCACCCTCCTCCTCGCCGTCCGCCCAGTCGGACACGGACCTCGACTGGTGTCGTAG
- a CDS encoding MFS transporter — MTVDTQEHPRSPDGPDINTRRAILNTLKGSSGNLVEWYDVYVYTVFATYFEPKFFGGDEPNATVYTMAIFAVTFLMRPVGSWFFGRYADRRGRRPALVFSVSLMALASTVIAITPSHDSIGAFAVLILVFCRLVQGFATGGEYGTSATYMSEAATAERRGFFSSFQYVTLIGGHALAQLTLLIMQVFLNDEQMGDYGWRIAFGLGGVAAVTVFWLRSTMDESLSAAALEAVGEKSGSLRELLTTYRKPLLICFLVTVGGTIAFYSYSVNAPATIKSTYKGQGLTASWINLSALVFLMALQPIGGLISDKIGRKPLLVFFGIGGVAWTYFLIHYLPRTDTPMVSFLLVAIGYVILTGYTSINAIVKAELFPAHVRALGVGIGYALGNSMFGGTAPVIYEAAKKHDMVTAFIVYVIVCIAASLLVYIFVLKNKDETVLDREQGYAYATRT, encoded by the coding sequence ATGACCGTCGACACCCAAGAGCACCCGCGCTCACCGGACGGCCCTGACATCAACACCCGTCGGGCGATCCTCAACACGCTGAAGGGCTCGTCGGGCAATCTCGTCGAGTGGTATGACGTCTACGTCTACACCGTCTTCGCGACCTACTTCGAGCCCAAGTTCTTCGGCGGCGACGAGCCCAACGCGACGGTCTACACGATGGCGATCTTCGCAGTCACCTTCCTGATGCGACCGGTGGGCTCGTGGTTCTTCGGGCGGTACGCCGACCGGCGCGGTCGCCGTCCGGCGCTCGTCTTCAGCGTGTCTTTGATGGCTTTGGCGTCCACGGTCATCGCGATCACGCCGAGCCACGACTCGATCGGCGCGTTCGCTGTGCTGATTCTCGTGTTCTGTCGACTCGTGCAGGGTTTCGCCACCGGTGGTGAGTACGGCACGTCAGCGACCTACATGTCCGAGGCGGCGACCGCTGAACGACGCGGCTTCTTCTCCTCGTTCCAGTACGTCACGCTGATCGGCGGTCACGCGCTCGCTCAGCTGACGCTGCTGATCATGCAGGTCTTCCTGAACGACGAGCAGATGGGCGACTACGGCTGGCGCATCGCGTTCGGTCTCGGCGGCGTCGCGGCCGTCACAGTGTTCTGGCTGCGCTCCACGATGGATGAGTCGCTGTCCGCGGCGGCCCTGGAGGCGGTGGGGGAGAAGTCCGGCTCGCTGCGGGAGCTGCTGACGACGTACCGAAAGCCGTTGCTGATCTGCTTCCTCGTGACGGTCGGCGGCACTATCGCCTTCTACTCCTACAGCGTCAACGCGCCGGCGACGATCAAGTCGACCTACAAGGGCCAGGGCCTGACGGCGAGCTGGATCAATCTGTCCGCGCTGGTCTTCCTGATGGCGCTGCAGCCGATCGGCGGACTGATCAGCGACAAGATCGGACGCAAGCCGCTGCTGGTGTTCTTCGGCATCGGTGGTGTCGCGTGGACCTATTTCCTGATCCACTACCTGCCCAGGACCGATACGCCGATGGTGTCCTTCCTGCTGGTGGCGATCGGTTACGTCATCCTCACCGGCTACACCTCAATCAACGCGATCGTGAAGGCCGAGCTGTTCCCCGCCCACGTGCGTGCGCTCGGTGTCGGCATCGGCTACGCCCTGGGCAACTCAATGTTCGGGGGCACCGCGCCGGTGATCTACGAGGCGGCCAAGAAGCACGACATGGTCACGGCATTCATTGTCTACGTCATCGTGTGCATCGCTGCCTCGCTGCTCGTTTACATCTTTGTCCTCAAGAACAAGGACGAGACGGTCCTCGATCGGGAGCAGGGTTACGCGTACGCCACCCGCACCTGA
- a CDS encoding family 43 glycosylhydrolase: MVDLSRRALLQGGAGLVAAAATPWTQASGHRTTGVSADDLRWAGCGEWQHVFDPSLPGTPRYLNDHTVFRAADGQWHLISIVGNLAPAGQFPDGGKEITLAHATAPAVRGPWTAQPDALTLDPDYYGEQHLWAPFVVADAGTYYMFYAAGGSNGCAINLATSSDLVTWTRSPDGPLFRGVVARDPMVLRVGDQWVMYYTEVQLSDHRHTVAYRTSSDLRHWSAPGTVLVDPITDASPSVTESPYVVAENGWYYLFLGPRNGYVGTDVFRSRDPLSFSIDNWAGHLPGHAVEIVQDDGVWLATAAGSFEHGLLVADLQWHEQSIGWQSPENPVAGVGVDGRLHVFALSKQNRSLLHRVQTDPAHDTWSEWETFGGPAGAVPTLATNTDGRLEVFSLAAGAVAIDHRVQRADGTWEDWEAGFGGPAGAAPAVARNADGRLELYAMGPGGAYVAQRVQSSPGSRTWQPWVGNFTGPVGAPPVVGTNADGRLEVFVLRPGGARIDHRWQNQPNGSTDWSVWEQFGTAAGAAPRVARDGSGRLTVTALAPVGTGAFSRTQSSPSGGWADWRWMASWSLASPAVAALGDGRLSAASTDPAGERVVMSTQSAPGADWSSEVDLGSMSEQWAATPTIVTDSKGRSHLLGVTIAGALQRRVLVGSGGWSAWTSFGTGIAPVPTSSPT, translated from the coding sequence ATGGTCGATCTGTCGCGGCGGGCACTGCTCCAGGGTGGAGCGGGTCTCGTCGCGGCCGCGGCGACGCCGTGGACCCAGGCGAGCGGTCATCGTACGACTGGTGTCTCGGCCGATGACCTCCGCTGGGCAGGATGCGGCGAGTGGCAGCACGTCTTCGACCCGTCGCTGCCGGGCACACCGCGATATCTCAATGACCACACCGTGTTTCGAGCGGCGGACGGCCAGTGGCATCTGATCAGCATCGTCGGCAACCTGGCACCGGCCGGCCAGTTCCCGGACGGCGGCAAGGAGATCACGCTGGCGCACGCGACGGCACCAGCCGTTCGTGGGCCGTGGACCGCCCAGCCCGACGCGCTGACGCTCGACCCGGACTACTACGGCGAGCAGCACCTCTGGGCGCCGTTCGTCGTGGCCGATGCGGGGACGTACTACATGTTCTACGCCGCGGGCGGCAGCAACGGATGCGCGATCAACCTCGCGACGTCGAGCGACCTGGTCACCTGGACACGTTCGCCGGACGGGCCGCTGTTCCGTGGTGTGGTCGCGCGTGACCCGATGGTGCTGCGGGTCGGCGACCAATGGGTCATGTACTACACCGAGGTGCAGCTGTCGGACCATCGCCACACGGTCGCCTACCGCACGTCCAGCGACCTGCGCCACTGGTCGGCGCCGGGCACGGTCCTCGTCGACCCGATCACGGACGCCTCTCCGTCGGTGACCGAGTCGCCGTACGTCGTCGCCGAAAATGGTTGGTACTACTTGTTTCTCGGGCCACGCAACGGATACGTCGGCACCGACGTGTTCCGTAGTCGCGACCCACTCTCGTTCAGCATCGACAACTGGGCCGGTCACCTGCCCGGTCACGCCGTCGAGATCGTGCAGGACGACGGCGTGTGGCTCGCCACGGCTGCCGGCAGCTTCGAGCACGGGCTGCTCGTCGCGGATCTGCAGTGGCACGAGCAGTCCATCGGCTGGCAGTCGCCCGAGAACCCTGTCGCGGGCGTTGGCGTCGATGGTCGGCTGCACGTGTTCGCCCTCTCCAAGCAGAACCGGTCTCTGCTGCACCGCGTGCAGACCGATCCGGCACACGACACCTGGTCCGAATGGGAGACGTTCGGCGGACCTGCCGGCGCCGTACCCACGCTCGCGACCAACACCGACGGTCGGCTCGAGGTGTTCTCCCTCGCCGCAGGGGCGGTCGCCATCGACCATCGGGTTCAGCGGGCCGACGGCACGTGGGAGGACTGGGAGGCCGGCTTCGGCGGACCTGCCGGCGCCGCACCGGCGGTCGCGCGCAATGCCGACGGCCGACTCGAGCTGTACGCCATGGGTCCCGGCGGCGCGTACGTCGCCCAACGCGTCCAGTCCAGCCCCGGCTCGCGTACCTGGCAGCCGTGGGTCGGCAACTTCACCGGCCCGGTCGGAGCACCGCCGGTCGTCGGCACCAACGCCGACGGTCGGCTCGAGGTGTTCGTGCTGCGGCCGGGCGGTGCGCGGATCGATCACCGCTGGCAGAACCAGCCCAATGGCAGCACTGACTGGAGTGTGTGGGAGCAGTTCGGGACAGCGGCCGGTGCGGCGCCGCGCGTCGCGCGGGACGGCAGCGGTCGGCTCACGGTGACGGCGCTCGCGCCGGTAGGCACGGGCGCGTTCAGCCGGACGCAGTCCAGCCCCAGCGGTGGTTGGGCCGACTGGCGCTGGATGGCCTCGTGGTCGCTCGCCTCACCGGCCGTGGCCGCTCTCGGGGATGGTCGTCTCTCGGCCGCCTCGACTGACCCAGCAGGCGAACGCGTAGTGATGTCAACGCAATCCGCGCCAGGAGCCGACTGGTCGTCCGAGGTCGACCTTGGCTCGATGAGCGAGCAGTGGGCTGCGACGCCGACGATCGTCACGGACTCGAAGGGTCGGTCTCACCTGTTGGGCGTGACGATCGCGGGTGCGCTGCAGCGGCGCGTCCTGGTCGGCTCGGGCGGCTGGTCGGCCTGGACGTCCTTCGGCACCGGCATCGCCCCAGTCCCCACCAGCTCACCCACCTGA
- a CDS encoding NAD(P)H-binding protein, whose protein sequence is MKIVVTTPTGHVGSHVVRLLVQAGVRPTVLLRDPERLDTGLRDQVDSVKADQTDEAAVIEATKDADALYWVNPDGTDPDPIAAYTRLGAVAAQAVRTNDIGHVVFQSSVGAEARGGFGEIDGLAATEQLLDETGAAVTHLRCGYFFTNLLLDPDALQEGVLRTTMPIDAPMGWVDPRDIGHVAAARLLGRAWTGRVVQAVHGPRDLTFEQVATIVSEVTGRPFRAEQITDEQLAAGLRSAGLPEPTIDAIVGMGAGFRGDFTPEQVRDATTTTPSGLAGWAHEHLRTT, encoded by the coding sequence ATGAAGATCGTTGTGACCACACCCACCGGCCATGTCGGATCCCACGTCGTCCGCCTGCTCGTGCAGGCAGGGGTTCGACCCACCGTCCTCCTGCGTGACCCGGAGCGGCTGGACACCGGGCTGCGCGACCAGGTCGACAGCGTCAAGGCAGACCAGACCGATGAGGCGGCTGTCATCGAGGCGACCAAGGACGCCGACGCGCTCTACTGGGTCAACCCCGACGGCACCGATCCTGATCCGATCGCCGCCTACACCCGCCTCGGTGCGGTGGCCGCGCAGGCCGTACGGACCAACGACATCGGGCACGTCGTGTTTCAGAGCAGCGTCGGCGCCGAGGCCCGCGGCGGTTTCGGTGAGATCGACGGCCTGGCTGCCACCGAGCAGCTCCTCGACGAGACCGGCGCGGCAGTCACGCATCTGCGCTGCGGCTACTTCTTCACCAACCTGCTGCTCGACCCCGACGCGCTGCAGGAGGGCGTGCTGCGCACCACGATGCCGATCGATGCCCCGATGGGATGGGTCGATCCACGCGACATCGGTCACGTGGCGGCGGCGCGCTTGCTGGGCCGGGCGTGGACCGGCCGCGTCGTCCAGGCCGTGCACGGTCCGCGGGACCTGACATTCGAGCAGGTGGCCACGATCGTGAGCGAGGTGACCGGCCGGCCGTTCCGGGCCGAGCAGATCACCGACGAGCAGCTCGCCGCCGGTCTGCGCTCGGCCGGGTTGCCCGAGCCCACGATCGACGCGATCGTCGGGATGGGGGCCGGCTTCCGCGGTGACTTCACCCCCGAGCAGGTCCGCGACGCCACGACGACCACACCGTCAGGCCTGGCGGGCTGGGCCCACGAGCACTTGCGTACGACCTGA
- a CDS encoding phage tail tip lysozyme, with protein sequence MNRTAVSTDSHRMLWRALVVLVVGMCAFAMSASLAIGPAQADGKVRPRTIKGNSKGMSPNNGSTHPALVASNEETAFRYFVSKGLSDVQAAGIIGNLVQESGVDPTAVQNPSFGGRGIAQWELNARWDSETNNNMVWWARSHGQDEWTLGPQLDFTWYELENFPGYGLGGLRAATTIADATIVFQDKFEGCGQCEQQTRINYAQAAYDKYAGGSTPTAGPSLAEAGKVVSARSADGRLETFAAGADGVWHAWQTAVNGGWSGWQSVGGPKNAQLSIARNGDGRLELFALSNGSMDHLFQTQVSGAWGSWENFGTGGSYVAAGNNADGRLEVFASNANGVFHKWQTGFSTWSEWTGVSGPASARLQVETSPDGRMEVFALSGSTFGHLFQNAPNGTWGEWENFGTGGHDLSVDHNSDGRLEVYASNANGVFHKWQTSPTTWSDWAGTGGGPANAELSSTRTGDGRVEVFAMNGTTAQHMWQKAPNQEFNPWADFGGPGTEVNAVNNADGRMEVFGTSSAGVFHKWQTGAESWSDWAWLADTAGPGIS encoded by the coding sequence ATGAATCGCACTGCTGTCTCTACTGATTCGCATCGGATGCTGTGGCGCGCGCTGGTTGTCCTCGTCGTGGGGATGTGCGCGTTCGCGATGTCGGCCTCGCTGGCGATCGGTCCCGCGCAGGCAGACGGCAAGGTCCGACCGCGGACCATCAAGGGCAACAGCAAGGGCATGAGCCCGAACAACGGCTCGACGCACCCTGCGCTGGTCGCGAGCAACGAGGAGACGGCCTTCCGTTACTTCGTGAGCAAGGGACTGAGCGACGTGCAGGCGGCCGGCATCATCGGCAACCTGGTCCAGGAGTCCGGCGTCGATCCGACTGCGGTGCAGAACCCGTCGTTCGGCGGACGCGGCATCGCCCAGTGGGAGCTCAACGCTCGCTGGGACTCCGAGACCAACAACAACATGGTCTGGTGGGCGAGGTCGCACGGGCAGGACGAGTGGACGCTGGGGCCGCAGCTCGACTTCACCTGGTACGAGCTGGAGAACTTCCCCGGCTACGGGCTGGGGGGTCTGCGAGCGGCGACCACGATCGCGGACGCCACGATCGTCTTCCAGGACAAGTTCGAGGGCTGCGGACAGTGCGAGCAGCAGACCCGCATCAACTACGCGCAGGCCGCGTACGACAAGTACGCCGGTGGCAGTACGCCGACTGCCGGACCCTCCCTCGCGGAGGCAGGCAAGGTCGTGTCCGCTCGCTCGGCGGACGGTCGGTTGGAGACGTTCGCAGCGGGTGCTGACGGTGTGTGGCATGCCTGGCAGACGGCGGTCAACGGTGGCTGGTCCGGCTGGCAGAGCGTGGGTGGCCCGAAGAACGCACAGCTGTCGATCGCGCGCAACGGCGATGGTCGGCTGGAGCTGTTCGCGTTGTCGAACGGGTCGATGGATCACCTCTTCCAGACTCAGGTCAGCGGTGCGTGGGGGTCGTGGGAGAACTTCGGCACCGGCGGGTCCTACGTCGCGGCGGGCAACAACGCGGACGGCCGGCTCGAGGTGTTCGCCTCCAACGCCAACGGCGTGTTCCACAAGTGGCAGACCGGCTTTTCGACCTGGTCCGAATGGACTGGTGTGAGTGGCCCGGCGTCCGCGAGGCTGCAGGTAGAGACCTCTCCCGACGGCCGCATGGAGGTGTTCGCCTTGTCCGGCTCGACGTTTGGTCACCTCTTCCAGAACGCGCCTAACGGCACCTGGGGTGAGTGGGAGAACTTCGGCACGGGCGGCCATGACTTGAGCGTCGACCACAACTCCGACGGCCGGCTCGAGGTCTACGCCTCCAACGCGAACGGTGTCTTCCACAAGTGGCAGACGAGCCCGACGACCTGGTCCGACTGGGCCGGCACGGGCGGCGGTCCGGCGAACGCCGAGCTGAGCTCCACGCGTACGGGCGATGGTCGGGTCGAGGTGTTCGCGATGAACGGCACCACGGCTCAGCACATGTGGCAGAAGGCCCCGAACCAGGAGTTCAACCCGTGGGCCGACTTCGGTGGGCCGGGCACTGAGGTCAACGCGGTGAACAACGCTGACGGCCGGATGGAGGTCTTCGGCACCTCGTCCGCGGGCGTGTTCCACAAGTGGCAGACGGGCGCGGAGAGCTGGTCGGACTGGGCCTGGCTCGCCGACACGGCCGGCCCGGGAATCAGCTGA
- a CDS encoding PaaX family transcriptional regulator C-terminal domain-containing protein, with product MPYADRTSPSTEPPPLSARSVALSLLLGSHPDRMTARQLTRAAEHVGIAAATLRVALTRAVAAGDLRRDGPDYVLGERLVARQRRQDAAVEDAETPWAGDWEMAVIVIAGRSGPERAALRDRLTDARLTELREGVWTRPANLSRPTSYADDPVLTTFRATPDDAADLVGRLWDLPGWATDGRALLARLARTHEPAERLAVAAQLVRHLTTDPLLPAALLPTDWPGAELRAAYAGYQGDLRAAANAAPRS from the coding sequence GTGCCGTACGCCGACCGCACCTCTCCCTCGACCGAGCCGCCACCGCTGAGCGCCCGATCCGTCGCGCTCAGCCTGCTGCTCGGCTCGCACCCTGACCGGATGACGGCCCGCCAGTTGACCCGCGCGGCGGAGCACGTCGGTATCGCGGCCGCCACGCTCCGGGTCGCGCTCACCCGCGCCGTGGCCGCGGGTGACCTGCGCAGAGACGGGCCGGACTACGTGCTCGGCGAGCGCCTTGTCGCGCGACAACGGCGCCAGGATGCAGCCGTTGAGGACGCGGAGACCCCGTGGGCCGGCGACTGGGAGATGGCTGTCATCGTGATCGCCGGGCGCTCCGGCCCCGAACGCGCCGCCCTCCGCGACCGGCTCACCGATGCGCGGCTGACCGAGCTCCGCGAGGGCGTGTGGACCCGGCCGGCCAACCTGAGCCGGCCGACGTCGTACGCCGATGACCCGGTGCTCACCACCTTTCGCGCCACGCCCGACGACGCGGCAGACCTGGTCGGTCGGCTATGGGATCTTCCCGGCTGGGCGACCGACGGGCGGGCGCTCCTCGCGAGGTTGGCCCGCACCCATGAGCCCGCCGAGCGGCTCGCCGTGGCCGCCCAGCTCGTCCGCCACCTGACGACAGACCCGCTGCTGCCGGCCGCGCTCCTGCCGACCGACTGGCCGGGCGCCGAGCTGCGGGCGGCGTACGCCGGTTACCAGGGCGATCTGCGGGCCGCGGCCAACGCCGCGCCGCGATCATGA
- a CDS encoding acyl-CoA dehydrogenase family protein: MSMTHEVLNQVPPLVGHSTAQDPALLEGLRREGAAWAIDEVEDLGRLAATAQAQEWGRLAERHQPRLLTHDRYGHRIDEVEYVPAYHSLMETAVSHGLHAAPWADDRPGAHVARAAKFMVWSVDAGHGCPISMTYAVVPALRANPELSQQFEPLLTNREYDFGLRDPATKRGLIAGMSMTEKQGGSDVRANTTTATPTGDGTYALDGHKWFTSAPMSDMFLTLAQAPGGLSCFLVPRVLPGGSLNAMRLMRLKEKLGNHSNASAEIEYDQAIGWLVGEEGRGVRTIVEMVNMTRLDCVIGTSAGMRTALVQAAHHARHRSAFGKPLIDQPLMRNVLADLAIESEAATTAMLRLAGANDRAVQGDSQEAALRRIALAVTKYYVCKRGPSQAVEALECLGGNGYIEDSDLPRIYRELPLLSIWEGSGNVAALDALRALAKEPQTLDAYFAEVEQASGESRFDDALTRLKKELTSFDDLELRARRVAELMALVFQGSLLLRHAPAAVADAFCASRLARDWGGAFGTLPAGLDLAPIIDRALVEVP, encoded by the coding sequence ATGAGCATGACGCATGAGGTGCTCAACCAGGTCCCACCGCTCGTCGGTCACAGCACCGCGCAGGACCCTGCGCTGCTCGAGGGGCTGCGTCGTGAGGGCGCGGCCTGGGCGATCGACGAGGTCGAGGATCTGGGGCGGCTGGCCGCCACGGCGCAGGCGCAGGAGTGGGGGCGGCTCGCTGAGCGCCACCAGCCGCGCCTGCTGACGCACGATCGCTACGGCCATCGGATCGACGAGGTCGAGTACGTCCCCGCCTACCACTCCCTCATGGAGACGGCCGTCTCGCACGGGCTGCACGCCGCACCCTGGGCCGACGACCGGCCGGGTGCGCACGTCGCTCGCGCAGCCAAGTTCATGGTCTGGTCCGTCGATGCCGGGCACGGCTGTCCGATCTCGATGACGTACGCCGTCGTCCCGGCTCTGCGCGCGAATCCTGAGCTGTCCCAACAGTTTGAGCCGCTGCTGACCAATCGCGAGTACGACTTCGGGCTGCGCGACCCGGCGACGAAGCGCGGCTTGATCGCCGGGATGTCGATGACCGAGAAACAGGGCGGATCGGACGTCCGTGCCAACACCACGACGGCGACGCCGACGGGCGATGGCACCTACGCGTTGGACGGTCACAAGTGGTTCACGTCCGCGCCGATGTCGGACATGTTCCTCACGCTGGCGCAGGCGCCCGGCGGGCTGTCGTGCTTCCTCGTGCCGCGGGTCCTGCCGGGCGGTTCGCTGAACGCGATGCGGTTGATGCGGTTGAAGGAGAAGCTCGGCAACCACTCCAACGCCTCCGCCGAGATCGAGTACGACCAGGCGATCGGCTGGCTCGTGGGGGAGGAGGGGCGCGGCGTACGCACCATCGTCGAGATGGTCAACATGACGCGGCTCGACTGTGTGATCGGCACATCGGCGGGGATGCGGACGGCCCTCGTCCAGGCGGCGCATCACGCTCGGCACCGGTCGGCGTTCGGTAAGCCACTGATCGATCAGCCGCTGATGCGCAACGTGCTGGCCGACCTGGCAATCGAGTCGGAGGCCGCGACCACTGCGATGCTGCGGCTGGCTGGCGCGAATGACCGTGCAGTGCAAGGGGATTCGCAGGAAGCCGCGCTCCGCCGGATTGCCCTCGCCGTGACGAAATACTACGTCTGCAAGCGCGGCCCGTCGCAGGCGGTCGAGGCGTTGGAGTGCCTAGGCGGCAACGGCTACATCGAGGACTCCGATCTGCCGCGGATCTACCGCGAGCTGCCGCTGCTGTCCATCTGGGAGGGGTCGGGCAACGTTGCTGCCCTGGACGCGCTGAGGGCGCTCGCCAAGGAGCCACAAACGCTCGATGCCTATTTCGCGGAGGTCGAACAGGCCTCTGGTGAATCACGATTCGACGATGCGCTGACGCGGCTCAAGAAGGAGCTGACCTCGTTCGACGACCTCGAGCTGCGAGCTCGGCGGGTCGCGGAGCTGATGGCGCTGGTCTTCCAGGGATCGCTCCTCCTTCGGCATGCACCTGCCGCAGTGGCGGACGCGTTCTGCGCGTCACGGCTGGCTCGCGACTGGGGCGGAGCGTTCGGCACCCTGCCGGCCGGCCTCGACCTGGCCCCCATCATCGACCGCGCCCTGGTCGAAGTCCCCTGA
- a CDS encoding crotonase/enoyl-CoA hydratase family protein, translating into MALDIRDIGAVRVITINRPEVRNAIDTKHAQALYDAFRAFDVDEAAKVAVLTGSDSTFCAGADLKAVSSGTMRADPPGDEGPAPMGPTRLMLSKPVIAAVEGHVVAGGLELALWCDLRVADPTAVFGVFCRRWGVPLIDGGTVRLPRLIGQSRALDLILTGRAVDADEAFQIGLANRVSAPGRALDEAVALAEQLAAFPQACLRSDRQSAYGQAGQPLEEAMVTEWSHGAQVLRDAVAGAGRFSAGEGRHGTFA; encoded by the coding sequence ATGGCACTGGATATTCGCGACATCGGCGCGGTGCGAGTCATCACGATCAACCGACCCGAGGTCCGCAACGCGATCGACACCAAGCATGCCCAGGCGCTGTACGACGCGTTCCGCGCGTTCGATGTCGACGAGGCGGCGAAGGTCGCCGTGCTCACGGGTTCGGACAGCACGTTCTGCGCCGGAGCGGACCTCAAGGCTGTGAGCAGCGGGACGATGCGTGCTGACCCGCCGGGCGACGAAGGTCCGGCGCCGATGGGACCGACTCGTCTCATGCTGTCGAAGCCGGTGATCGCTGCCGTGGAGGGTCATGTCGTTGCGGGTGGGCTGGAGCTCGCGCTCTGGTGCGATCTGAGGGTCGCGGACCCCACGGCGGTCTTCGGCGTCTTCTGCCGCCGCTGGGGCGTACCTCTCATCGACGGAGGCACCGTCCGCCTGCCACGGCTGATCGGACAGTCGCGGGCCCTTGACCTGATTCTCACCGGCCGCGCTGTCGATGCCGACGAAGCGTTCCAGATCGGCCTCGCCAACCGGGTGAGTGCGCCCGGCCGGGCACTGGACGAGGCGGTCGCTCTCGCCGAGCAGCTGGCCGCCTTCCCCCAGGCGTGCCTTCGCAGCGACCGGCAGTCGGCCTACGGCCAGGCAGGCCAACCACTCGAGGAGGCGATGGTCACCGAGTGGTCGCACGGAGCGCAGGTCCTGCGCGACGCCGTTGCCGGAGCCGGCCGGTTCTCCGCCGGTGAGGGTCGTCACGGCACCTTTGCCTAG